One Cupriavidus taiwanensis LMG 19424 DNA segment encodes these proteins:
- a CDS encoding ABC transporter substrate-binding protein: protein MKQQVLAAAVVALCGMSAALAQQPTLYVGSYGGSTEKVFKEKIIPAFEARHKVKVVYVAGNSTDTLAKLQAQKARQELDVVLLDDGPMYQALQLGFCDAVKDAPVYKDLYPLAKLGDNKATGIGVVATGLVYNTEAFRKAGLPKPDSWELLADRKFRQKVAIPPISNTYGLQTLIMFAKLRKGGDQNIEPGFAALTREVGPNVLAWEPSPGKMTELFQNGDVTLAVWGSGRAQSLKDTGFPVEFVYPKEGAPALLTAACPVVQSDVPEASQAFIQYLLAPEVQTVLADSQGWGPVNAKVRLEPKVAAKVPYGKAQIDTLLPTNWTVVNEKRAEWTNRWNRTVER from the coding sequence ATGAAGCAGCAAGTTCTCGCCGCGGCCGTGGTCGCGTTGTGCGGCATGTCAGCCGCGCTCGCCCAGCAGCCGACGCTCTACGTGGGTTCTTACGGCGGCTCCACGGAAAAGGTGTTCAAGGAAAAGATCATCCCCGCCTTCGAGGCCCGGCATAAGGTCAAGGTGGTCTATGTCGCCGGCAATTCCACCGACACGCTGGCCAAGCTGCAGGCGCAGAAGGCGCGGCAGGAACTCGACGTGGTGCTGCTCGACGACGGCCCGATGTACCAGGCGCTGCAACTGGGCTTCTGCGATGCGGTCAAGGACGCGCCGGTCTACAAGGATCTCTACCCGCTGGCGAAGCTCGGCGACAACAAGGCCACGGGCATCGGCGTGGTCGCGACGGGCCTGGTCTACAACACCGAGGCGTTCCGCAAGGCCGGCCTGCCGAAGCCGGATTCGTGGGAGCTGCTGGCCGACAGGAAATTCCGCCAGAAGGTCGCGATCCCGCCGATCAGCAACACCTACGGGCTGCAGACGCTGATCATGTTCGCCAAGCTGCGCAAGGGTGGCGACCAGAATATCGAGCCGGGCTTCGCCGCGCTGACCCGGGAGGTCGGGCCCAACGTGCTGGCCTGGGAGCCGTCGCCGGGCAAGATGACCGAGCTGTTCCAGAACGGCGATGTCACCCTGGCCGTGTGGGGCAGCGGCCGCGCGCAAAGCCTGAAGGACACAGGCTTCCCGGTGGAGTTCGTCTATCCCAAAGAGGGAGCGCCCGCGCTGCTGACCGCCGCCTGCCCGGTGGTGCAGAGCGACGTGCCCGAGGCCTCGCAGGCCTTCATCCAGTACCTGCTCGCGCCCGAGGTGCAGACCGTGCTGGCCGATAGCCAGGGCTGGGGACCGGTCAACGCCAAAGTCAGGCTCGAGCCGAAGGTGGCCGCCAAGGTGCCGTATGGCAAGGCACAGATCGACACGCTGCTGCCGACCAACTGGACCGTGGTCAACGAGAAGCGCGCCGAGTGGACCAACCGCTGGAACCGCACGGTGGAGCGCTGA
- a CDS encoding ABC transporter permease: MRKNGPLSLLYHALFIAFMVAPLLVVVAVSFTGKGYISMPTDGLSLRWFRAIADAHEIVDAIWLSLTLGLVSATLAVALAVPAALALVRHRFPGRGALMAFFLSPLMIPHVVLGVAFLRFFTTLGVTGSFFWLALTHVVVVMPYALRLVLAAATGLDRDAERAALSLGAGRFTAFRRVVLPLILPGVVGGWMLSFIQSFDELTMTVSVATPGTTTLPVAMYNQIAQTIDPLVASVSTVLIVGTLVLMVLLDRIVGLDRVLIGKN, encoded by the coding sequence ATGCGCAAGAACGGTCCGCTTTCCCTGCTGTACCACGCCCTGTTTATCGCCTTCATGGTGGCACCGCTGCTGGTAGTGGTCGCGGTGTCCTTCACCGGCAAGGGCTATATCTCGATGCCCACTGACGGCCTGTCGCTGCGCTGGTTCCGCGCCATTGCCGATGCGCACGAGATCGTCGATGCGATCTGGCTGTCGCTGACGCTCGGGCTGGTCAGCGCCACCCTCGCGGTGGCGCTGGCGGTGCCCGCCGCGCTGGCGCTGGTCCGCCACCGCTTTCCCGGCCGCGGCGCGCTGATGGCCTTCTTCCTGTCGCCGCTGATGATCCCGCACGTCGTGCTCGGGGTGGCATTCCTGCGCTTCTTCACCACGCTGGGCGTGACCGGGTCGTTCTTCTGGCTCGCGCTGACGCACGTGGTGGTGGTCATGCCCTACGCGCTGCGGCTGGTGCTGGCCGCGGCCACCGGGCTGGACCGCGATGCCGAGCGCGCCGCGCTCTCGCTGGGCGCCGGCCGCTTCACGGCTTTCCGCCGCGTGGTGCTGCCGCTGATCCTGCCCGGCGTGGTGGGCGGCTGGATGCTGTCGTTCATCCAGAGTTTCGACGAGCTGACCATGACCGTCTCCGTTGCCACGCCGGGCACCACCACGCTGCCGGTGGCGATGTACAACCAGATCGCCCAGACCATCGATCCGCTGGTGGCGTCGGTGTCCACGGTGCTGATCGTCGGCACGCTGGTGCTGATGGTGCTGCTGGACCGCATCGTCGGCCTCGACCGCGTGCTGATCGGCAAGAACTGA
- a CDS encoding ABC transporter permease gives MAPRLPRRPFAGAAPWLLSAPALLLFCAMLLVPLLLTGLLSLHAFDGTRGVLPAMTAANYLEILGDSYYHEIFLRTAGMALAVTVLAVVFGVPETLILSRMRSPWRGLFLIVILGPLLISVVVRTLGWAILMGNNGLINETLQWLGLVDAPVKLVFTQTGVIIALTHVMMPFMVISVWASLQKLDPQVEQAGQAFGASPFTVFRRVILPQILPGILSGSIIVFALSASAFATPAILGGRRLKVVATAAYDEFLNTLNWPLGAAIAVLLLIANVIVIVGCNRLVERRFRQVFEA, from the coding sequence ATGGCGCCCCGACTGCCGCGCAGGCCATTCGCCGGTGCAGCCCCGTGGCTGCTGTCGGCCCCGGCGCTGCTGCTGTTCTGCGCGATGCTGCTGGTGCCGCTGCTGCTCACGGGGCTGCTGTCGCTGCACGCCTTCGACGGCACCCGCGGCGTGCTGCCGGCGATGACCGCGGCCAACTATCTCGAAATCCTTGGCGACAGCTATTACCACGAGATCTTCCTGCGCACGGCCGGCATGGCGCTGGCGGTGACGGTGCTCGCAGTGGTGTTCGGCGTGCCCGAGACGCTGATCCTGTCGCGCATGCGCAGCCCGTGGCGTGGCCTCTTCCTGATCGTGATCCTCGGGCCGCTGCTGATCTCGGTGGTGGTGCGCACGCTGGGCTGGGCCATCCTGATGGGCAACAACGGCCTGATCAACGAAACGCTGCAATGGCTGGGCCTGGTCGACGCGCCGGTGAAGCTGGTGTTTACGCAGACCGGCGTGATCATTGCGCTGACGCACGTGATGATGCCGTTCATGGTGATTTCGGTATGGGCTTCGCTGCAGAAGCTGGACCCGCAGGTCGAGCAGGCCGGCCAGGCCTTCGGCGCCTCGCCCTTCACGGTGTTCCGCCGCGTGATCCTGCCGCAGATCCTGCCGGGGATCCTGTCGGGCAGCATCATCGTCTTCGCGCTGTCCGCCTCGGCCTTCGCCACCCCGGCCATTCTCGGCGGACGCCGGCTCAAGGTGGTGGCGACGGCCGCCTACGACGAGTTCCTGAACACGCTGAACTGGCCGCTCGGCGCCGCCATCGCGGTGCTGCTGCTGATCGCCAACGTCATCGTCATCGTCGGCTGCAACCGGCTGGTGGAGCGCCGCTTCCGCCAGGTCTTCGAAGCATGA
- a CDS encoding NAD(P)/FAD-dependent oxidoreductase has product MTTSDLIVIGGGLVGTAIAYGAAGQGLRVTVLDEGDDALRASRGNFGLVWVQGKGLGMAPYARWTLGSARLWPQLRDALRDETGIDVCLRQPGGFHLCFSEADMEERRQRLQSIQDALQGDYPFEMLGHRELAQRLPGVGPGVVGASYTPMDGHTNPLKLLRALHAACQRRGVRIVGRHGAQSITPEADGFTVKAGAGGQARFVAPRVVLAAGLGNRKLAAEVGLHAPVAPNRGQVLIGERATRFLDFPTTYVRQTDEGTIQLGDSMEDVGFDDGTTAGVLADIARRGVRSFPALAGLKLVRAWGALRVMSPDGYPIYQESPTCPGAFVTTCHSGVTLAAAHALRVAPWVAGGEPPREIDVFTGDRFLNSNQTFHHAH; this is encoded by the coding sequence ATGACCACATCCGATCTCATCGTGATTGGCGGCGGCCTGGTCGGCACCGCCATCGCTTACGGCGCCGCCGGACAAGGCTTGCGCGTCACCGTGCTGGACGAGGGCGACGATGCCTTGCGCGCCTCGCGCGGCAACTTCGGCCTGGTCTGGGTCCAGGGCAAGGGCCTGGGCATGGCGCCCTACGCCCGCTGGACGCTGGGCTCGGCGCGGCTATGGCCGCAGCTGCGTGATGCGCTGCGCGACGAAACCGGCATCGACGTCTGCCTGCGCCAGCCCGGCGGCTTTCACCTGTGCTTTTCCGAGGCGGACATGGAGGAGCGCCGGCAACGCCTGCAGAGCATCCAGGACGCGCTGCAAGGCGACTATCCGTTCGAGATGCTCGGCCACCGCGAGCTCGCGCAACGGCTGCCGGGCGTTGGGCCGGGCGTGGTCGGCGCCAGCTATACGCCGATGGACGGACACACCAATCCGCTCAAGCTGCTGCGCGCGCTGCATGCGGCCTGCCAGCGGCGTGGCGTGCGCATTGTCGGCCGCCATGGCGCGCAATCGATCACGCCTGAAGCGGACGGCTTTACTGTGAAGGCGGGCGCGGGCGGCCAGGCGCGCTTTGTCGCGCCGCGCGTGGTGCTGGCGGCCGGCCTCGGCAATCGCAAGCTCGCCGCGGAGGTGGGCCTGCATGCGCCGGTGGCACCGAACCGTGGCCAGGTGCTGATCGGGGAGCGCGCCACCCGCTTCCTGGACTTCCCCACCACCTATGTGCGCCAGACCGACGAAGGCACGATCCAGCTTGGCGACTCGATGGAAGACGTCGGGTTCGACGATGGCACCACCGCCGGCGTGCTCGCCGACATTGCGCGCCGCGGCGTGCGCAGCTTCCCCGCGCTGGCGGGCCTGAAGCTGGTGCGTGCCTGGGGCGCACTGCGCGTGATGAGCCCGGACGGCTATCCGATCTACCAGGAAAGCCCCACCTGTCCCGGCGCCTTTGTCACTACCTGCCACAGCGGCGTCACGCTTGCCGCCGCGCACGCGCTGCGTGTGGCGCCGTGGGTGGCCGGCGGCGAACCACCGCGGGAGATCGACGTATTCACTGGCGACCGCTTCCTGAACTCCAACCAGACCTTCCACCATGCCCACTGA
- a CDS encoding ABC transporter ATP-binding protein, giving the protein MSFLTLSGLAKAFGSFHAVENLSLEVERGEFLSLLGPSGCGKTTTLQMIAGFVEPTRGRIVLHGRDITALRPEKRGMGVVFQSYALFPHMTVAGNIGFGLEMRGVTAAERGRRIDEALELVRLGGLGQRYPKELSGGQRQRVAIARALAIRPEVLLLDEPMSNLDAKLREDMHIELRAIQRQLGITTILVTHDQVEAMTMSDRIAVMHGGRIVQLATPFEAYERPQSAFASGFLGKTNSLAGVVEKTNARCCEVRLGDTLAHVPHEGRQVGREVQVYVRPEKIRLGRSGDGGIPGTVHTRLFLGNHWMLEIDSALGRLRVSQPNLGETPPAEGAVVSVLWHDQDLRVLASETATEARHA; this is encoded by the coding sequence ATGAGCTTCCTCACACTGAGCGGCCTCGCGAAGGCCTTCGGCAGTTTCCATGCCGTTGAAAACCTGAGCCTCGAGGTCGAGCGCGGCGAGTTCCTGTCGCTGCTCGGCCCGTCCGGCTGCGGCAAGACCACCACGCTGCAGATGATTGCCGGCTTTGTCGAACCCACGCGCGGCCGCATCGTGCTGCACGGGCGCGACATCACCGCGCTGCGACCCGAAAAACGCGGCATGGGTGTGGTGTTCCAGAGCTACGCCCTGTTTCCGCACATGACCGTGGCCGGCAATATCGGCTTCGGCCTGGAGATGCGCGGCGTGACCGCTGCCGAGCGCGGCCGCAGGATCGACGAGGCGCTCGAGCTGGTACGCCTGGGCGGCCTCGGCCAGCGCTATCCGAAGGAACTGTCGGGCGGCCAGCGCCAGCGCGTGGCGATTGCCCGCGCGCTGGCGATCCGGCCCGAGGTGCTGCTGCTCGACGAGCCGATGTCGAACCTCGATGCCAAGCTGCGCGAGGACATGCACATCGAACTGCGCGCGATCCAGCGCCAGCTCGGCATCACCACCATCCTGGTCACGCACGACCAGGTCGAGGCCATGACCATGAGCGACCGCATCGCGGTGATGCATGGCGGGCGCATCGTCCAGCTGGCCACGCCGTTCGAAGCCTACGAACGGCCGCAATCCGCGTTCGCCTCCGGCTTCCTGGGCAAGACCAACAGCCTCGCCGGCGTGGTCGAGAAGACCAACGCGCGCTGCTGCGAAGTGCGCCTTGGCGACACGCTGGCGCACGTGCCGCATGAAGGCCGCCAGGTCGGCCGCGAGGTGCAGGTCTACGTGCGCCCCGAGAAGATCCGGCTGGGCCGGTCCGGCGACGGCGGCATTCCCGGCACCGTGCATACCCGGCTGTTCCTTGGCAACCACTGGATGCTGGAGATCGACAGCGCGCTGGGCCGGCTGCGTGTGAGCCAGCCCAACCTGGGCGAGACCCCGCCGGCCGAGGGCGCGGTGGTCAGCGTACTGTGGCACGACCAGGACCTGCGCGTGCTGGCCAGCGAAACCGCCACGGAGGCACGCCATGCCTGA